The Balaenoptera acutorostrata chromosome 11, mBalAcu1.1, whole genome shotgun sequence genome segment TCCCCGTGACATGAACACCTCCGGAGCACATTAGGGGCAccccttccaggaagccctcctgagTCCTGCCAGTTCTTGCTATTCCCCCCAAGTGTACctggcagcccctgccctcaagcaTCTGATGGGGGGGTTGGCTTCCTGGGGGGGCTCACTCCATCTCCACTGAGTCTGTGTGAATCACCCTGTGGCTCAGTATGCACGCACGTTAGCTGGAGACCACAGTGTGTCAGTCGCATGACGACTGTGTGTTCTCATTCAGCTGTGGATGCAGCAGGGCCCCCAGGCGACCTGGAAGGCATCGGGGCGCCTCCCACGGCCctgccaccccccgcccccagcacctCCACCCCGTGCAGGTTGGGTGGAGGCCCTGGACGCAGGAGGCCTCAGCTGGACCACAGGCCTCCAGCAGGATGGACCACTCAGGACTCAGGGGTATCAGAATAATCTTTATTGATATGCTCGGTGCTACCTTGTTAATACTGTCACGTTGTCGCCGTGGCTGAGGTAATAGGGACGGCCCCGCCCAGCGCCGGCCCTGGGCTCCCACGGAAGCGTCGTGGACCCTCAGGCGGGGGGGTGCTGATGGCCTTGGAGGGGACGTGGTTATTGCGTTGGATTCCTGCCCTCGCTGGCACGCTGGCGCCCTCGCCCAGCCTCACCCCGTGCCCACTCACGCACACACTCGCACACTTACCCGCTAATGCACACACCCACTGGCACGCTGGCGCCCTCGCTCTCTCGCCCGCAcgctcccacacacacacacacacaacatcctttgttttgAATGCGTCTGAAGCCTCCTGGTAATAAATATACTCGCTAGTTACAGTAATCATAGTAAAATAAAGTACAGGTTTGTCGGGATACGAGGAGAAAGTGCACGTTGACCTTTGACTGGAGGGTGGCCCCTCCCACCGAGGGCTCCCGGTCCCTGCAGGGGGCAGCCCTGAGGTGCCACCGCCCCCAGCTCCCTCCTGAGTTGTCCTGCCACCGCCCGGCCCCTCACGGGCCAGCATCCCGGGCCCAAGACAAaatcaactaaaaaaataaattcttcgtCTCACAGCCGAGCGCCTGatgcaggggaggggggtggcgGCTCTGGGCCTTTCTGGCCACGGGCCCTACAGGGGTCACGGCCAGCCCCTGGCCCAGCCAGCGCCCCGACGATGCCATCTGAGGGGCCGGGTAGGCGAGGCGCTGAGCCCCGTGGCATGCGGACAGGAGGCCGGGGTGTGGGCAGTGCCGGGCGAAGCAGAGGCCGCATCCacggggggctgggggcagtggcACACTGTGGTCATGCAGGGGGGCCTGCGACGGCCTGGGCAGCCCTGTCCCCTCAGAACTCCACAGTACTCACTACTGTCCTGGGCTCCTCAAAGGTGGCGATGAGGATCTGctgagggggagggatggggatgaGGCTGCCCACATCCGGGGGGGCTCGGGGGGCCCCGTCCTCCTCCTCCCGTGCCTCATACAGGGTGCTGATGTGCAGCAGCGGGTGGGTGGCGTTGCGGCTCAGGATGGCGAGGGGGTCAGGCTTGCCCAGGCTGGCTGGCGACAGAGGGGCCGTGGCGGGGGCGGCGGAGGGCGAGCAGACGTGAAACGGGCCCCCCGAGGGCAGCGCGGCCCGGGCTGGCTCTGCTGGGAACAGGACCTCCTTCTCGGGGAGCGGTGCATCTGCAAACAGCCCAGAGCACAGAGCCTCTGGaggcccctctccccacctgctgCCTCCCCGCTCCTCCCGCCTGGCCGGCTCGAGCTCTGAAGCTCCCGCACACAGCGGCCGGCCTGGGGGGACTCTGGCCGCCCCAGGAGCAGTGGCTCCCGTTTCCAGAAACTTCTTCAGGTGCCGAGCAACCTTACCGTGTGTCCCCACCAGCCCTTCATCCCGTGTGCTTCACAGAGCCCTCGAGTGAGGGTCCCGCCTGTCGTCACCCTGGCAGCTGGCTCCCTTGCCCACCCCCTGCTTCCATCCGTCTGGTTCAGTCCTTAACCCCTGTCAcgcccctccagccctgcccatcCCTACCTGTGGTGGGTGCCGCGGTCAGGCCCAGCCCACACTCCTCTGCCTGGGACAGGAAGCCCCCTTCCTGGCTCCGAGAGGCCGGCAGGGCGGCAGGCATGGCCTCGGCCTTGGCCTTCTTGGTGCCCAGGATGTAGGGATGCACGTCCAGGGAGAAGTGGCGGGCATGCTTCTTGTCGGGGGGCGGGCCCGCGTCGCCCCCGCCGCCCTTGTAATGGTGCGCGGCGCGCGCGCCCGCGTCCAGCAGCGGCGCGATCAGCGTGTCGGTGGCCGtcttgcggcgcacgggcttgggCTTCTCGGCCTTGCTGTTCTCCACGCGCATGATGGCCAGAGGCTCCTTGAAGGGCTGGGGCAGCGGGTTGCTGGTGGGGATCCACTTCATCTTCTTGCGGGGCCGCTTGACCACGGGCGGCTCAGCGTCGCCCTCGGGCTCGGCGGGGTTGGCGCTGGGGTCCACGGTCTGCACGGCCGCGTCGCGCACGGTGGGCGTGGCGTCGTGGTTGGACTGCGCAAGCGCGGCCAGCAGCTGCCGCACCACGTTGTCGTACATGAGGTCGCTCTCGTTGGTGATGAAGTCCAGCCGGTTGAGCGACTTGATGTGGTCGCGGTTCTCGTTGCAGAACATGGCCAGGATGTTGATGTCGCAGAACTGCGAGCGGCGCCACTGCCGGCGGGT includes the following:
- the PANX2 gene encoding pannexin-2, whose amino-acid sequence is MHHLLEPSADMATALLAGEKLRELILPGAQEDKAGALAALLLQLKLELPFDRVVTIGTVLVPILLVTLVFTKNFAEEPIYCYTPHNFTRDQALYARGYCWTELRDALPGVDASLWPSLFEHKLLPYSLLAFAAIMYVPALGWEFLASTRLTSELNFLLQEIDNCYHRAAEGRAPKIEKQIQSKGPGITERERREIIENAEKEKSPEQNLFEKYLERRGRSNFLAKLYLARHLLILLLSVAPISYLCTYYATQKQNEFTCALGAAPGGGPAVRVTCKLPSVQLQRIVAGVDIVLLCSMNLTILVNLVHLFIFRKSNFIFDKLHKVGIKTRRQWRRSQFCDINILAMFCNENRDHIKSLNRLDFITNESDLMYDNVVRQLLAALAQSNHDATPTVRDAAVQTVDPSANPAEPEGDAEPPVVKRPRKKMKWIPTSNPLPQPFKEPLAIMRVENSKAEKPKPVRRKTATDTLIAPLLDAGARAAHHYKGGGGDAGPPPDKKHARHFSLDVHPYILGTKKAKAEAMPAALPASRSQEGGFLSQAEECGLGLTAAPTTDAPLPEKEVLFPAEPARAALPSGGPFHVCSPSAAPATAPLSPASLGKPDPLAILSRNATHPLLHISTLYEAREEEDGAPRAPPDVGSLIPIPPPQQILIATFEEPRTVVSTVEF